One part of the Glycine soja cultivar W05 chromosome 11, ASM419377v2, whole genome shotgun sequence genome encodes these proteins:
- the LOC114376056 gene encoding E3 SUMO-protein ligase SIZ1-like isoform X3 — MDLVASCKEKLQYFRIKELKDVLTHLGLSKQGKKQDLVDRILAILSEDQVSKLWTKKNAVGKQEVAKLVDDTFRKLQVSGAIDLASKGQGASDSSNVKIKGEIDDSYQSDTKIRCLCGNVLDTEPLVKCEDTRCHASQHINCVIIPEKPMDGIPPIPDKFYCEICRLDRADPFCISVTHLLFPVKLTTTNIPTDGSNPVQSVERMFQLSRANKELVSKSEYDVQVWCMLLNDKVSFRMQWPQFADLKVNGLPVRAINRPGSQLLGANGRDTGPVITPYTKDGINKISLTGCDARIFCVGVRIVKRLSMPEVLSMIPEESDGEHFEDALARVCCCVGGGNANDNADSDSDLEVVSDTFSINLRCPMSGSRMKIAGRFKPCVHMGCFDLEVFVEMNERSRKWQCPICLKNYALENIIIDPYFNRITTLMKNCGEEIAEVEVKPDGCWRVKAKNESERRELGTLAQWHRPDGSLFVSTDEVKSMENIKLKQEGVSDSPIGVLKLGIRKNSNGVWEVSKPENTNTSSGNNRLNEDLENHEHVIIPMSSSDTGSGRDEDDPSVNQGGGEHIDYSTTNGIEMDSVFNNNIDSAYGYNVNNASALMGDAQVIILSDSEEDNDVLMSHTRITGYKNNQTSDAVDAYSVLQPGIIDPYREDHNPGVFNNPSEDDFGMPSLWPLQSGTPAVPGFQLFSSEVEDDVSDALIDLHHGNINCSSSLNGYTLAPDTLGSGTLIPDSSAGRPDDDLNGGLVDNPLAFPREDPSLQIFLPTKPAESSMQHELRDHADGSNGVFTEDWISLSLGGGASGSNGDTSSANGLNLRPQITPREDARDSLTDAAPLLLGVNDVRPDKASRQRSDSPFSFPRQKRSEMEDDVI, encoded by the exons ATGGATTTGGTAGCCAGTTGCAAG GAAAAATTGCAATATTTCCGTATAAAAGAGCTCAAAGATGTGCTCACTCATTTGGGACTCTCAAAACAGGGAAAGAAGCAG GATCTTGTTGATAGAATATTAGCTATCCTCTCAGAGGACCAAG TTTCCAAATTGTGGACCAAGAAGAATGCTGTTGGAAAACAAGAAGTGGCCAAATTAGTGGATGACACGTTTAG AAAGTTGCAGGTATCCGGGGCCATTGATCTTGCATCAAAGGGACAGGGTGCCTCAGATAGCAGTAATGTGAAAATTAAAGGTGAAATTGACGATTCCTATCAATCAGATACAAAGATTCGCTGTCTCTGTGGAAATGTATTGGATACAGAGCCATTGGTCAAg TGTGAAGATACAAGATGCCATGCGTCACAGCACATCAACTGTGTTATTATTCCAGAGAAACCTATGGATGGAATCCCACCCATTCCTGATAAATTCTACTGTGAAATATGTCGACTTGATCGGGCAGACCC GTTTTGTATTTCAGTGACACACCTTTTGTTTCCGGTGAAGTTGACCACAACCAATATTCCCACTGATGG ATCAAACCCAGTACAGAGTGTGGAAAGAATGTTTCAACTCTCAAGAGCAAACAAGGAGTTGGtatcaaaatcagaatatgatGTTCAG GTTTGGTGTATGCTTTTGAATGACAAGGTTTCATTCAGGATGCAATGGCCACAGTTTGCAGATCTAAAGGTCAATG GTCTTCCTGTTCGTGCAATTAACAGACCTGGTTCACAGTTGCTTGGGGCTAATGGTCGTGACACTGGTCCAGTT ATCACGCCATATACAAAGGACGGAATTAATAAGATTTCCTTAACAGGGTGTGATGCTCGCATATTCTGTGTAGGGGTCCGTATTGTTAAAAGGCTCAGTATGCCAGAG GTCCTAAGCATGATTCCAGAGGAGTCTGATGGTGAGCATTTTGAAGATGCTCTTGCTCGTGTCTGTTGTTGTGTTGGGGGTGGAAATGCAAATGATAATGCTGATAGTGATAGTGATTTGGAAGTCGTTTCAGACACGTTTAGCATCAATCTCCGTTGCCCA ATGAGTGGTTCAAGAATGAAGATTGCAGGAAGATTCAAACCTTGTGTTCACATGGGTTGTTTTGATCTTGAAGTTTTTGTGGAAATGAATGAACGGTCAAGGAAG TGGCAGTGCCCCATATGCCTTAAAAATTATGCTTTGGAGAATATCATTATTGACCCTTACTTCAATCGCATCACCACTCTG ATGAAAAATTGTGGAGAAGAGATTGCAGAGGTTGAGGTGAAGCCTGATGGTTGTTGGCGGGTCAAGGCTAAGAATGAAAGTGAACGCCGGGAGTTGGGGACTCTTGCTCAATGGCACCGTCCAGATGGATCCCTCTTTGTTTCTACTGATGAAGTCAAGAGCATGGAAAATATAAAGCTCAAACAGGAAGGTGTTTCAGATAGTCCTATTGGTGTTTTAAAACTTGGCATCAGGAAGAATAGTAATGGTGTTTGGGAAGTCAGCAAACCTGAGAACACAAACACCTCTTCTGGTAATAATAGATTGAATGAGGATTTAGAAAATCATGAACATGTTATTATTCCAATGAGCAGCAGTGATACTGGAAGTGGCCGGGATGAAGATGATCCTAGCGTAAATCAGGGTGGTGGTGAGCATATTGATTATTCTACTACCAATGGGATTGAGATGGATTCTGTGTTTAACAATAATATTGATTCAGCTTATGGATATAATGTTAATAACGCTTCTGCTCTGATGGGTGATGCACAAGTTATTATTCTTAGTGATTCAGAAGAAGACAATGATGTATTGATGTCTCATACTCGTATAACTGGGtacaaaaataatcaaactaGTGATGCAGTTGATGCTTACTCAGTGCTACAGCCTGGAATTATTGATCCATATAGGGAAGATCACAATCCTGGAGTTTTTAATAATCCCAGTGAAGATGATTTTGGTATGCCCTCCCTCTGGCCATTGCAATCTGGAACTCCAGCAGTCCCGGGATTCCAATTATTCAGTTCTGAAGTGGAGGATGATGTGTCAGACGCATTGATTGATTTGCATCATGGCAATATTAATTGCTCCTCGTCACTGAATGGTTATACGTTGGCTCCAGATACTTTGGGATCTGGCACTCTCATACCAGATTCCTCAGCAGGTCGACCTGACGATGATTTAAATGGTGGGTTGGTTGACAATCCACTGGCATTTCCCAGAGAAGATCCATCCCTTCAGATTTTTCTCCCTACAAAACCAGCAGAATCATCTATGCAGCATGAACTGAGAGATCATGCAGATGGGTCAAATGGTGTCTTCACTGAGGATTGGATCTCTCTTAGTCTTGGAGGTGGTGCCAGTGGCAGTAATGGTGACACTTCCTCTGCAAATGGATTGAATTTGAGACCACAAATTACACCCAGAGAAGATGCCAGAGATTCTTTGACAGATGCTG ctcctttgcttcttggtgtGAATGATGTTAGACCTGACAAGGCAAGTAGGCAAAGATCAGATAGCCCTTTCTCATTTCCCCGCCAAAAGCGTTCA GAAATGGAAGATGATGTGATCTGA
- the LOC114376056 gene encoding E3 SUMO-protein ligase SIZ1-like isoform X1 produces the protein MDLVASCKEKLQYFRIKELKDVLTHLGLSKQGKKQDLVDRILAILSEDQVSKLWTKKNAVGKQEVAKLVDDTFRKLQVSGAIDLASKGQGASDSSNVKIKGEIDDSYQSDTKIRCLCGNVLDTEPLVKCEDTRCHASQHINCVIIPEKPMDGIPPIPDKFYCEICRLDRADPFCISVTHLLFPVKLTTTNIPTDGSNPVQSVERMFQLSRANKELVSKSEYDVQVWCMLLNDKVSFRMQWPQFADLKVNGLPVRAINRPGSQLLGANGRDTGPVITPYTKDGINKISLTGCDARIFCVGVRIVKRLSMPEVLSMIPEESDGEHFEDALARVCCCVGGGNANDNADSDSDLEVVSDTFSINLRCPMSGSRMKIAGRFKPCVHMGCFDLEVFVEMNERSRKWQCPICLKNYALENIIIDPYFNRITTLMKNCGEEIAEVEVKPDGCWRVKAKNESERRELGTLAQWHRPDGSLFVSTDEVKSMENIKLKQEGVSDSPIGVLKLGIRKNSNGVWEVSKPENTNTSSGNNRLNEDLENHEHVIIPMSSSDTGSGRDEDDPSVNQGGGEHIDYSTTNGIEMDSVFNNNIDSAYGYNVNNASALMGDAQVIILSDSEEDNDVLMSHTRITGYKNNQTSDAVDAYSVLQPGIIDPYREDHNPGVFNNPSEDDFGMPSLWPLQSGTPAVPGFQLFSSEVEDDVSDALIDLHHGNINCSSSLNGYTLAPDTLGSGTLIPDSSAGRPDDDLNGGLVDNPLAFPREDPSLQIFLPTKPAESSMQHELRDHADGSNGVFTEDWISLSLGGGASGSNGDTSSANGLNLRPQITPREDARDSLTDAAPLLLGVNDVRPDKASRQRSDSPFSFPRQKRSKLKKVEQHFWSSGNGR, from the exons ATGGATTTGGTAGCCAGTTGCAAG GAAAAATTGCAATATTTCCGTATAAAAGAGCTCAAAGATGTGCTCACTCATTTGGGACTCTCAAAACAGGGAAAGAAGCAG GATCTTGTTGATAGAATATTAGCTATCCTCTCAGAGGACCAAG TTTCCAAATTGTGGACCAAGAAGAATGCTGTTGGAAAACAAGAAGTGGCCAAATTAGTGGATGACACGTTTAG AAAGTTGCAGGTATCCGGGGCCATTGATCTTGCATCAAAGGGACAGGGTGCCTCAGATAGCAGTAATGTGAAAATTAAAGGTGAAATTGACGATTCCTATCAATCAGATACAAAGATTCGCTGTCTCTGTGGAAATGTATTGGATACAGAGCCATTGGTCAAg TGTGAAGATACAAGATGCCATGCGTCACAGCACATCAACTGTGTTATTATTCCAGAGAAACCTATGGATGGAATCCCACCCATTCCTGATAAATTCTACTGTGAAATATGTCGACTTGATCGGGCAGACCC GTTTTGTATTTCAGTGACACACCTTTTGTTTCCGGTGAAGTTGACCACAACCAATATTCCCACTGATGG ATCAAACCCAGTACAGAGTGTGGAAAGAATGTTTCAACTCTCAAGAGCAAACAAGGAGTTGGtatcaaaatcagaatatgatGTTCAG GTTTGGTGTATGCTTTTGAATGACAAGGTTTCATTCAGGATGCAATGGCCACAGTTTGCAGATCTAAAGGTCAATG GTCTTCCTGTTCGTGCAATTAACAGACCTGGTTCACAGTTGCTTGGGGCTAATGGTCGTGACACTGGTCCAGTT ATCACGCCATATACAAAGGACGGAATTAATAAGATTTCCTTAACAGGGTGTGATGCTCGCATATTCTGTGTAGGGGTCCGTATTGTTAAAAGGCTCAGTATGCCAGAG GTCCTAAGCATGATTCCAGAGGAGTCTGATGGTGAGCATTTTGAAGATGCTCTTGCTCGTGTCTGTTGTTGTGTTGGGGGTGGAAATGCAAATGATAATGCTGATAGTGATAGTGATTTGGAAGTCGTTTCAGACACGTTTAGCATCAATCTCCGTTGCCCA ATGAGTGGTTCAAGAATGAAGATTGCAGGAAGATTCAAACCTTGTGTTCACATGGGTTGTTTTGATCTTGAAGTTTTTGTGGAAATGAATGAACGGTCAAGGAAG TGGCAGTGCCCCATATGCCTTAAAAATTATGCTTTGGAGAATATCATTATTGACCCTTACTTCAATCGCATCACCACTCTG ATGAAAAATTGTGGAGAAGAGATTGCAGAGGTTGAGGTGAAGCCTGATGGTTGTTGGCGGGTCAAGGCTAAGAATGAAAGTGAACGCCGGGAGTTGGGGACTCTTGCTCAATGGCACCGTCCAGATGGATCCCTCTTTGTTTCTACTGATGAAGTCAAGAGCATGGAAAATATAAAGCTCAAACAGGAAGGTGTTTCAGATAGTCCTATTGGTGTTTTAAAACTTGGCATCAGGAAGAATAGTAATGGTGTTTGGGAAGTCAGCAAACCTGAGAACACAAACACCTCTTCTGGTAATAATAGATTGAATGAGGATTTAGAAAATCATGAACATGTTATTATTCCAATGAGCAGCAGTGATACTGGAAGTGGCCGGGATGAAGATGATCCTAGCGTAAATCAGGGTGGTGGTGAGCATATTGATTATTCTACTACCAATGGGATTGAGATGGATTCTGTGTTTAACAATAATATTGATTCAGCTTATGGATATAATGTTAATAACGCTTCTGCTCTGATGGGTGATGCACAAGTTATTATTCTTAGTGATTCAGAAGAAGACAATGATGTATTGATGTCTCATACTCGTATAACTGGGtacaaaaataatcaaactaGTGATGCAGTTGATGCTTACTCAGTGCTACAGCCTGGAATTATTGATCCATATAGGGAAGATCACAATCCTGGAGTTTTTAATAATCCCAGTGAAGATGATTTTGGTATGCCCTCCCTCTGGCCATTGCAATCTGGAACTCCAGCAGTCCCGGGATTCCAATTATTCAGTTCTGAAGTGGAGGATGATGTGTCAGACGCATTGATTGATTTGCATCATGGCAATATTAATTGCTCCTCGTCACTGAATGGTTATACGTTGGCTCCAGATACTTTGGGATCTGGCACTCTCATACCAGATTCCTCAGCAGGTCGACCTGACGATGATTTAAATGGTGGGTTGGTTGACAATCCACTGGCATTTCCCAGAGAAGATCCATCCCTTCAGATTTTTCTCCCTACAAAACCAGCAGAATCATCTATGCAGCATGAACTGAGAGATCATGCAGATGGGTCAAATGGTGTCTTCACTGAGGATTGGATCTCTCTTAGTCTTGGAGGTGGTGCCAGTGGCAGTAATGGTGACACTTCCTCTGCAAATGGATTGAATTTGAGACCACAAATTACACCCAGAGAAGATGCCAGAGATTCTTTGACAGATGCTG ctcctttgcttcttggtgtGAATGATGTTAGACCTGACAAGGCAAGTAGGCAAAGATCAGATAGCCCTTTCTCATTTCCCCGCCAAAAGCGTTCA AAACTGAAGAAAGTTGAGCAGCATTTTTGGTCCTCAGGAAATGGAAGATGA
- the LOC114376056 gene encoding E3 SUMO-protein ligase SIZ1-like isoform X2 — protein MDLVASCKEKLQYFRIKELKDVLTHLGLSKQGKKQDLVDRILAILSEDQVSKLWTKKNAVGKQEVAKLVDDTFRKLQVSGAIDLASKGQGASDSSNVKIKGEIDDSYQSDTKIRCLCGNVLDTEPLVKCEDTRCHASQHINCVIIPEKPMDGIPPIPDKFYCEICRLDRADPFCISVTHLLFPVKLTTTNIPTDGSNPVQSVERMFQLSRANKELVSKSEYDVQVWCMLLNDKVSFRMQWPQFADLKVNGLPVRAINRPGSQLLGANGRDTGPVITPYTKDGINKISLTGCDARIFCVGVRIVKRLSMPEVLSMIPEESDGEHFEDALARVCCCVGGGNANDNADSDSDLEVVSDTFSINLRCPMSGSRMKIAGRFKPCVHMGCFDLEVFVEMNERSRKWQCPICLKNYALENIIIDPYFNRITTLMKNCGEEIAEVEVKPDGCWRVKAKNESERRELGTLAQWHRPDGSLFVSTDEVKSMENIKLKQEGVSDSPIGVLKLGIRKNSNGVWEVSKPENTNTSSGNNRLNEDLENHEHVIIPMSSSDTGSGRDEDDPSVNQGGGEHIDYSTTNGIEMDSVFNNNIDSAYGYNVNNASALMGDAQVIILSDSEEDNDVLMSHTRITGYKNNQTSDAVDAYSVLQPGIIDPYREDHNPGVFNNPSEDDFGMPSLWPLQSGTPAVPGFQLFSSEVEDDVSDALIDLHHGNINCSSSLNGYTLAPDTLGSGTLIPDSSAGRPDDDLNGGLVDNPLAFPREDPSLQIFLPTKPAESSMQHELRDHADGSNGVFTEDWISLSLGGGASGSNGDTSSANGLNLRPQITPREDARDSLTDAAPLLLGVNDVRPDKASRQRSDSPFSFPRQKRSVRPRPYLSIGSDSE, from the exons ATGGATTTGGTAGCCAGTTGCAAG GAAAAATTGCAATATTTCCGTATAAAAGAGCTCAAAGATGTGCTCACTCATTTGGGACTCTCAAAACAGGGAAAGAAGCAG GATCTTGTTGATAGAATATTAGCTATCCTCTCAGAGGACCAAG TTTCCAAATTGTGGACCAAGAAGAATGCTGTTGGAAAACAAGAAGTGGCCAAATTAGTGGATGACACGTTTAG AAAGTTGCAGGTATCCGGGGCCATTGATCTTGCATCAAAGGGACAGGGTGCCTCAGATAGCAGTAATGTGAAAATTAAAGGTGAAATTGACGATTCCTATCAATCAGATACAAAGATTCGCTGTCTCTGTGGAAATGTATTGGATACAGAGCCATTGGTCAAg TGTGAAGATACAAGATGCCATGCGTCACAGCACATCAACTGTGTTATTATTCCAGAGAAACCTATGGATGGAATCCCACCCATTCCTGATAAATTCTACTGTGAAATATGTCGACTTGATCGGGCAGACCC GTTTTGTATTTCAGTGACACACCTTTTGTTTCCGGTGAAGTTGACCACAACCAATATTCCCACTGATGG ATCAAACCCAGTACAGAGTGTGGAAAGAATGTTTCAACTCTCAAGAGCAAACAAGGAGTTGGtatcaaaatcagaatatgatGTTCAG GTTTGGTGTATGCTTTTGAATGACAAGGTTTCATTCAGGATGCAATGGCCACAGTTTGCAGATCTAAAGGTCAATG GTCTTCCTGTTCGTGCAATTAACAGACCTGGTTCACAGTTGCTTGGGGCTAATGGTCGTGACACTGGTCCAGTT ATCACGCCATATACAAAGGACGGAATTAATAAGATTTCCTTAACAGGGTGTGATGCTCGCATATTCTGTGTAGGGGTCCGTATTGTTAAAAGGCTCAGTATGCCAGAG GTCCTAAGCATGATTCCAGAGGAGTCTGATGGTGAGCATTTTGAAGATGCTCTTGCTCGTGTCTGTTGTTGTGTTGGGGGTGGAAATGCAAATGATAATGCTGATAGTGATAGTGATTTGGAAGTCGTTTCAGACACGTTTAGCATCAATCTCCGTTGCCCA ATGAGTGGTTCAAGAATGAAGATTGCAGGAAGATTCAAACCTTGTGTTCACATGGGTTGTTTTGATCTTGAAGTTTTTGTGGAAATGAATGAACGGTCAAGGAAG TGGCAGTGCCCCATATGCCTTAAAAATTATGCTTTGGAGAATATCATTATTGACCCTTACTTCAATCGCATCACCACTCTG ATGAAAAATTGTGGAGAAGAGATTGCAGAGGTTGAGGTGAAGCCTGATGGTTGTTGGCGGGTCAAGGCTAAGAATGAAAGTGAACGCCGGGAGTTGGGGACTCTTGCTCAATGGCACCGTCCAGATGGATCCCTCTTTGTTTCTACTGATGAAGTCAAGAGCATGGAAAATATAAAGCTCAAACAGGAAGGTGTTTCAGATAGTCCTATTGGTGTTTTAAAACTTGGCATCAGGAAGAATAGTAATGGTGTTTGGGAAGTCAGCAAACCTGAGAACACAAACACCTCTTCTGGTAATAATAGATTGAATGAGGATTTAGAAAATCATGAACATGTTATTATTCCAATGAGCAGCAGTGATACTGGAAGTGGCCGGGATGAAGATGATCCTAGCGTAAATCAGGGTGGTGGTGAGCATATTGATTATTCTACTACCAATGGGATTGAGATGGATTCTGTGTTTAACAATAATATTGATTCAGCTTATGGATATAATGTTAATAACGCTTCTGCTCTGATGGGTGATGCACAAGTTATTATTCTTAGTGATTCAGAAGAAGACAATGATGTATTGATGTCTCATACTCGTATAACTGGGtacaaaaataatcaaactaGTGATGCAGTTGATGCTTACTCAGTGCTACAGCCTGGAATTATTGATCCATATAGGGAAGATCACAATCCTGGAGTTTTTAATAATCCCAGTGAAGATGATTTTGGTATGCCCTCCCTCTGGCCATTGCAATCTGGAACTCCAGCAGTCCCGGGATTCCAATTATTCAGTTCTGAAGTGGAGGATGATGTGTCAGACGCATTGATTGATTTGCATCATGGCAATATTAATTGCTCCTCGTCACTGAATGGTTATACGTTGGCTCCAGATACTTTGGGATCTGGCACTCTCATACCAGATTCCTCAGCAGGTCGACCTGACGATGATTTAAATGGTGGGTTGGTTGACAATCCACTGGCATTTCCCAGAGAAGATCCATCCCTTCAGATTTTTCTCCCTACAAAACCAGCAGAATCATCTATGCAGCATGAACTGAGAGATCATGCAGATGGGTCAAATGGTGTCTTCACTGAGGATTGGATCTCTCTTAGTCTTGGAGGTGGTGCCAGTGGCAGTAATGGTGACACTTCCTCTGCAAATGGATTGAATTTGAGACCACAAATTACACCCAGAGAAGATGCCAGAGATTCTTTGACAGATGCTG ctcctttgcttcttggtgtGAATGATGTTAGACCTGACAAGGCAAGTAGGCAAAGATCAGATAGCCCTTTCTCATTTCCCCGCCAAAAGCGTTCAGTAAGGCCCCGCCCATATCTTTCTATTGGTTCAGATTCCGAGTAG